A DNA window from Tenuifilaceae bacterium CYCD contains the following coding sequences:
- a CDS encoding putative transcriptional regulatory protein has translation MGRAFEYRKARKMKRWGNMARVFTRLGKEITMAAKAGADPETNPKLRLLIQNAKSENMPKENVERAIKRATEKDQKDYKDVVYEGYGPYGIAVLVETATDNPTRTVANVRSYFNKFGGSLGTTGMLDFLFERKCSFRVEMKQGISLEEMELELIDFDVEEVFAEENNIMIFADFTQFGPIQRYLEEKGLNILNFQFERIPNDTKQLTPEQQAEVEKLIEKIEEDEDVTNVFHNMIVE, from the coding sequence ATGGGAAGAGCGTTTGAATATAGAAAAGCCCGTAAAATGAAACGTTGGGGCAATATGGCCCGCGTATTTACTCGACTTGGAAAAGAGATAACCATGGCAGCCAAAGCCGGTGCCGATCCTGAAACAAACCCAAAACTTCGACTTTTAATTCAAAATGCGAAGTCGGAGAACATGCCCAAGGAAAATGTTGAAAGAGCCATTAAACGTGCAACGGAAAAGGATCAAAAAGACTATAAAGATGTTGTTTACGAGGGATATGGACCTTATGGGATTGCTGTTTTAGTTGAAACCGCCACCGACAACCCAACCAGAACGGTTGCAAATGTTCGCAGCTACTTTAATAAATTTGGAGGATCTTTAGGGACAACTGGAATGCTCGATTTTCTATTCGAACGCAAATGCTCGTTTAGAGTTGAAATGAAACAGGGCATTTCGCTGGAAGAAATGGAACTAGAACTCATAGACTTTGATGTTGAAGAAGTATTTGCAGAGGAAAATAACATCATGATTTTTGCAGATTTCACTCAATTTGGACCAATTCAACGGTATCTTGAGGAAAAAGGTTTGAACATATTAAACTTCCAATTCGAGAGAATTCCCAACGATACAAAACAACTCACCCCCGAACAGCAAGCCGAAGTTGAGAAATTGATTGAGAAAATTGAAGAGGACGAAGACGTTACAAACGTTTTCCATAATATGATAGTTGAATAG
- a CDS encoding universal stress protein, with protein MEEKLIDIAIEGYSKALVLKAYLESNGVECFLKNVNILQGAVSEGVKVQIRESDAEKALKLLTQKHHSDEAKKLGLQLRKILVPVDFSLPSQNAARFAVLLAAKSDSEIKLLHVFNSPVVDMIPFTDVASIQIDFDMNYNLLHKTAKEKLAKFHADIVEFAKEVGAEKVPIGYTLREGYAAYGIVETSQKYKPGIIVMGTKGEGFRSTELVGSVANEVSEETHIPLLVIPEKAVLKGVDEVKNVLYATNFDESDYVSIRKLLRIVSPFNIKLYCVHVSDKPESSAMKAQSSSLKDYFKVINPSMQVECSVVEGKDMSKAFIDVIKEKGINLVALTTIKRSLIFKLFNPSLSKKMLYQSDVPVLLFHE; from the coding sequence ATGGAAGAAAAACTAATTGATATTGCCATTGAGGGTTACTCTAAGGCGTTAGTTCTTAAAGCATACCTAGAGTCAAACGGTGTGGAATGTTTCCTTAAAAATGTAAATATCCTTCAGGGTGCGGTTTCGGAGGGCGTTAAAGTGCAAATACGTGAGAGTGATGCTGAGAAGGCCCTAAAGTTGCTTACCCAGAAGCATCATTCCGATGAAGCCAAAAAGTTGGGGCTTCAACTCCGTAAAATTCTTGTGCCTGTTGATTTTTCACTTCCCTCACAAAATGCCGCTCGATTTGCAGTTTTGTTGGCCGCAAAATCTGATTCCGAGATAAAGCTGCTACATGTTTTTAACTCACCTGTAGTCGACATGATTCCTTTTACTGATGTGGCAAGTATCCAAATAGATTTTGATATGAATTATAATCTACTCCATAAAACAGCAAAGGAAAAATTAGCAAAGTTCCATGCCGATATAGTGGAATTTGCAAAAGAAGTTGGAGCCGAGAAAGTTCCTATTGGATATACTCTTCGCGAAGGGTATGCAGCATACGGAATAGTTGAGACCAGCCAAAAGTATAAACCAGGAATCATTGTCATGGGTACTAAAGGCGAGGGATTTAGAAGTACAGAACTTGTTGGTAGTGTTGCAAATGAGGTTTCTGAAGAAACCCATATACCGTTACTCGTTATTCCAGAAAAGGCCGTTCTTAAAGGAGTTGATGAGGTTAAAAATGTCCTGTATGCAACTAATTTTGATGAAAGTGACTATGTGTCTATTCGAAAACTTTTACGAATAGTTTCGCCATTCAATATTAAACTCTATTGCGTTCATGTCTCGGATAAACCTGAAAGTTCGGCAATGAAGGCACAGAGTTCCTCACTTAAGGATTATTTTAAGGTTATAAATCCATCCATGCAGGTGGAGTGTAGTGTAGTTGAGGGCAAGGATATGTCTAAGGCGTTCATTGATGTTATAAAAGAAAAGGGCATCAACCTGGTTGCCTTGACAACAATTAAAAGGAGCCTAATATTTAAACTATTTAATCCCTCTTTGTCTAAAAAAATGCTTTATCAATCCGATGTTCCGGTATTGCTCTTCCATGAATAG